The following proteins are co-located in the Bacteroidota bacterium genome:
- the coaBC gene encoding bifunctional phosphopantothenoylcysteine decarboxylase/phosphopantothenate--cysteine ligase CoaBC: protein MMLTGKNILIGITGGIAAYKIPSLVRLLKKAGAEVQIVMSPMSKEFVTPLTLSTVSGRPVLSEFFHKETGEWNSHVELGMWADIFLIAPATASSMGKMVNGIADNLLITTYLSAKCPVLFAPAMDLDMYKHPSTTKNVSELVTRGHILLEPNHGELASGLCGEGRMQEPDQIMKVIVDQLKKKADLEGKSVLISAGPTYESIDPVRFIGNHSTGLMGYELAEECANRGAIVTLVSGPSNLQISHSNIKKIDVISADDMLNVCIAAFSQANIAIMAAAVADFKPKNISSKKIKKSDKFNSLDLIPTQDILAKLGKLKKKGQVLIGFALETNNEIENAKKKLKNKNLDFIVLNSLQNKEAGFGKKTNQVTIIDKAFNQINYKVKTKKEVAADIVNKIKELIK, encoded by the coding sequence ATTATGTTAACAGGTAAGAATATTCTGATCGGTATTACCGGTGGAATTGCTGCCTACAAAATTCCATCTTTGGTTCGCTTACTTAAAAAAGCGGGTGCAGAGGTTCAAATTGTTATGAGCCCTATGTCCAAAGAGTTTGTTACACCATTGACCCTTTCTACAGTTTCTGGCAGACCTGTTCTTAGCGAATTTTTTCATAAGGAAACAGGTGAATGGAACAGTCATGTGGAACTTGGAATGTGGGCTGATATATTTCTGATAGCTCCTGCTACTGCAAGTTCAATGGGTAAAATGGTAAATGGAATAGCCGATAATTTATTAATAACTACTTATTTGTCGGCAAAATGCCCGGTCTTATTTGCTCCTGCAATGGATTTGGATATGTATAAACATCCTTCCACAACAAAAAATGTGAGTGAATTAGTAACTCGTGGCCATATTCTCCTCGAACCCAATCATGGTGAACTCGCGAGTGGTCTTTGTGGCGAAGGAAGAATGCAGGAGCCTGATCAGATCATGAAAGTAATCGTTGATCAACTAAAAAAAAAAGCTGATTTAGAAGGTAAATCTGTTCTTATTTCTGCCGGCCCCACCTATGAGTCCATCGACCCGGTTAGGTTTATAGGAAACCATTCAACCGGATTAATGGGATATGAACTTGCAGAAGAATGTGCTAATAGAGGTGCCATTGTTACCTTGGTAAGCGGCCCATCTAATTTGCAAATTTCACATTCTAACATAAAAAAAATTGATGTTATCAGTGCAGACGATATGTTAAATGTCTGTATAGCCGCTTTTTCCCAAGCAAATATAGCAATCATGGCTGCGGCTGTTGCCGATTTCAAACCAAAAAATATTTCTTCCAAAAAAATTAAAAAGTCAGACAAGTTTAATTCATTGGACCTTATCCCAACTCAGGATATCCTTGCAAAATTAGGAAAATTGAAAAAGAAAGGACAGGTTTTAATCGGATTTGCCCTTGAAACAAATAATGAAATTGAGAATGCTAAAAAGAAATTGAAAAATAAAAACCTTGATTTCATCGTTCTTAATTCATTGCAAAACAAAGAAGCAGGTTTTGGGAAGAAAACAAATCAAGTAACAATTATTGATAAAGCGTTCAATCAGATTAATTACAAGGTTAAGACAAAAAAAGAGGTAGCCGCAGATATCGTAAATAAAATTAAAGAATTAATTAAATAA
- a CDS encoding FecR family protein: MNKQENTEYWERMTKYFSNELNKDEKSMFEEWAQKVDNQDLLNQMKRDFEKIDDTKYVFEKSTDQAWGELYSKIQLDDIKVSTKNKYTINFRIFYQAAAALIIVFGLSWALIHLTKGNSQKIITTEYSQSEITLSDGSIVFLNANSKLIYPEKFEGNNRTVELIGEGFFEITPNPEKPFIITANDAEIKVLGTKFNVFAYKNISKVEVLVESGIVSLSSKSEPKNALLLEKGEFGFLSDNILQESLVPTPNYLSWITKVMDFRNEDLVSVLEVINHTYGANIKLEGEPLKELKLTSKYDNIHLDTLLQSICIAFNLEKSEINNQIILANK, encoded by the coding sequence ATGAATAAGCAAGAAAATACAGAATACTGGGAGCGAATGACTAAATATTTTTCAAATGAGCTTAACAAAGATGAAAAATCTATGTTTGAAGAATGGGCACAAAAGGTCGATAATCAAGATCTCCTTAATCAAATGAAAAGGGATTTCGAAAAGATTGACGATACAAAATATGTATTTGAAAAATCAACTGATCAGGCTTGGGGGGAATTATATTCTAAAATACAGCTTGACGATATAAAAGTTTCAACTAAGAATAAATACACCATTAACTTCCGCATATTTTATCAAGCAGCTGCAGCCCTGATAATTGTCTTTGGTTTAAGCTGGGCACTAATCCATCTAACTAAAGGTAACTCACAAAAAATCATTACTACTGAATATTCGCAATCTGAAATTACACTTTCTGATGGATCAATCGTATTCCTGAATGCCAATAGTAAGCTAATTTATCCGGAGAAGTTTGAAGGTAACAATCGCACTGTTGAGCTTATTGGAGAAGGTTTTTTTGAAATCACTCCTAACCCCGAAAAACCATTCATTATTACTGCAAACGATGCTGAAATTAAGGTGTTAGGAACCAAGTTTAATGTTTTTGCATATAAAAATATCAGCAAAGTTGAAGTATTGGTTGAATCCGGTATTGTTAGCTTATCCTCTAAAAGTGAACCAAAAAATGCTCTTTTACTTGAAAAAGGCGAATTCGGCTTTTTAAGTGATAATATTTTGCAAGAATCTTTAGTCCCAACTCCAAATTATCTTTCATGGATAACCAAAGTAATGGATTTCAGAAATGAAGATCTCGTTTCTGTTTTAGAGGTGATTAACCATACTTATGGGGCTAATATAAAATTAGAAGGCGAACCATTAAAAGAACTTAAATTAACCTCGAAATACGACAATATTCATCTCGACACTTTATTACAATCAATTTGTATTGCTTTTAATCTTGAAAAATCCGAAATTAACAACCAAATAATATTAGCTAATAAATAA
- a CDS encoding aminotransferase class IV — protein sequence MLQPANGYFFLNGSWISVSDYASNQFSEGITIYEVIRVIDGIPLFIEEHLNRLELSAQLIKFDLWLSHKDIERAIYSLIDKNSNPESNIQLFFHHKAESNSQNFVCRFIQTHYPEKNAYINGVKSMLFAAERKNPRVKKTDQSLRSKADHAISINEVYEVILINHKYEITEGSRSNIFFIQGKTILTPLKKNVLAGVTRQKVIQLCKENNMECIEQDVKSNYLSNFDAAFFTGTSPKVLPVKSIGQINFDPGNDLLKRLIKLYDDEIERYIKLAKSGTKKL from the coding sequence ATGCTTCAACCTGCGAATGGATATTTTTTTCTGAACGGAAGCTGGATATCAGTTAGCGATTATGCATCTAACCAGTTTTCGGAAGGCATAACTATTTATGAAGTAATTCGTGTTATTGATGGAATCCCATTGTTTATTGAAGAACATCTTAATCGTCTGGAATTATCAGCTCAGTTAATTAAATTTGATCTATGGCTAAGCCACAAAGATATCGAACGAGCCATTTATTCACTCATTGATAAGAATTCGAATCCGGAATCCAATATTCAACTTTTCTTTCACCATAAAGCTGAATCAAATTCGCAAAACTTTGTTTGCCGTTTCATCCAAACACATTATCCTGAAAAAAATGCATATATAAACGGCGTCAAGAGCATGCTTTTTGCGGCTGAACGTAAAAATCCCAGAGTAAAAAAAACCGATCAATCATTGAGATCAAAAGCTGATCATGCCATTTCTATTAATGAAGTATATGAAGTAATCTTAATTAATCATAAGTATGAAATTACTGAAGGGAGCAGGTCAAATATTTTTTTCATCCAAGGTAAAACTATTTTGACTCCTCTCAAAAAAAATGTGCTGGCCGGAGTTACCCGACAAAAGGTTATCCAATTATGTAAAGAGAATAATATGGAATGTATTGAACAGGACGTTAAATCAAATTATTTATCAAATTTTGATGCAGCTTTCTTTACCGGAACCTCTCCCAAGGTCCTTCCTGTAAAATCTATTGGCCAAATCAATTTCGATCCAGGAAATGATTTATTAAAAAGGTTGATCAAACTTTATGATGATGAAATTGAACGATATATCAAATTAGCAAAATCCGGAACTAAAAAGTTATAA
- a CDS encoding SDR family oxidoreductase, with product MAYNLLKGKKGIIFGALDEKSIAWKVAQRAHEEGATFTLTNTLSSIRFGGIEDLAKNCNTIVIPTDATSIPDLENLIDKSMEFLGGKVDFILHSIGMSLNVRKKRVYNDLDYNYLNKTLDISAISFHKLLQVAHKKDAINDWGSVLALSYIAAQRTLFGYNDMADAKALLESIARSFGYIYGREKKIRVNTISQSPTPTTAGSGIKDLVGLMDFTERMSPLGNATADECADYSIMMFSDFTRKVTMQNLFHDGGFSSMGMSQKAMHQYEKGIDCNC from the coding sequence ATGGCTTATAACCTTTTAAAAGGCAAAAAAGGAATTATTTTTGGTGCACTTGATGAGAAATCAATTGCCTGGAAAGTCGCCCAACGGGCACACGAAGAGGGCGCGACTTTTACTCTTACCAATACACTCTCTTCAATTCGTTTTGGAGGCATTGAAGATCTAGCTAAAAATTGCAATACCATCGTAATCCCGACTGATGCTACAAGTATTCCCGATTTAGAAAATCTTATTGATAAGTCAATGGAGTTTTTAGGCGGAAAAGTGGATTTTATTTTGCACTCTATCGGTATGTCGTTAAACGTAAGAAAGAAGCGTGTGTATAACGATCTTGATTATAATTATTTGAATAAAACCCTGGATATTTCCGCAATATCATTTCATAAACTTTTGCAAGTTGCCCATAAAAAAGATGCAATTAATGATTGGGGCTCTGTGCTAGCTTTATCATATATTGCTGCCCAACGTACCTTGTTTGGTTATAATGATATGGCAGATGCAAAAGCATTACTTGAATCAATCGCCCGAAGTTTTGGTTATATCTACGGTCGTGAAAAAAAGATCAGAGTAAATACGATCTCTCAGTCACCTACCCCCACAACTGCAGGTAGTGGCATTAAAGATCTTGTGGGATTAATGGATTTTACCGAACGGATGTCGCCATTAGGAAATGCAACAGCAGATGAATGTGCTGATTATTCAATTATGATGTTCTCTGATTTTACCCGAAAAGTTACTATGCAGAATTTATTTCATGATGGGGGGTTTTCAAGTATGGGTATGAGCCAAAAAGCAATGCACCAATATGAAAAAGGCATTGATTGTAACTGCTAA
- a CDS encoding carboxypeptidase-like regulatory domain-containing protein, giving the protein MHKKAFSITVLCLMFIYSYSQDVVLFQPITVNFNNISIDSALNIIENNIDYNFTYNSIYALYQKPLNAKFTNVPLSIVLDSIFRNPYLTYRIIDKQLVIFKQEPDTLIETEQIKESSSATSNYTINGRIIDAKSKENIPFASIGFLNKNRGTISNNDGNFSLTYDEQFNEDTLLIGHLGYRKLAIPVNQLKPENTYILEQQSISLQEVVIRSSDPRSLIRQALENKTKNYDINPFVHRAFYRETVMRNERYMVYTEALFDIFKTAYRPTLFDDQLKLIKQRKFTDVNSKDTVLFKLQGGLGTSLLLDVIKHPINFLDEKYLFKYDYFIRDMVIIDNDLAYLIEFRPNRMSNDMEFIGEIYLNINTLAIVKVNFNFTNDAIKKLKNTFILRQSKAIKAHPFESEYSITYKKSINGLYYINHIKGSLKLKVKRKQKLLFSTYQTSFEMISTDINTRDVSRFSRKETVNSNKIFSDLTDTYNLQFWVNENIIIPEEDLSKALQRFRQEDLSLEKK; this is encoded by the coding sequence TTGCATAAGAAAGCCTTTTCAATAACGGTATTATGCTTAATGTTCATCTATTCCTATAGCCAGGATGTGGTATTATTTCAACCGATAACTGTTAATTTCAATAACATCTCAATTGATTCCGCCCTAAATATTATTGAAAATAATATAGATTATAATTTTACTTATAATTCAATCTATGCATTATATCAGAAGCCATTAAACGCAAAATTTACAAATGTGCCATTAAGCATTGTACTCGATAGCATTTTTAGAAATCCTTATCTTACCTATAGAATCATTGATAAACAGTTGGTGATTTTCAAACAAGAACCTGACACGCTGATTGAAACCGAACAAATAAAAGAGAGCAGCAGTGCTACTTCCAATTACACTATCAATGGGCGAATTATTGATGCCAAATCTAAGGAAAATATTCCATTTGCTTCAATCGGGTTCCTTAATAAAAATAGAGGGACTATCAGTAACAACGATGGAAACTTCTCCCTAACTTATGATGAACAGTTTAATGAAGATACATTGCTTATAGGCCATTTGGGTTATCGTAAGCTGGCGATCCCTGTCAACCAATTAAAGCCTGAAAATACATATATATTAGAACAGCAGTCAATATCGCTGCAAGAAGTAGTTATAAGAAGTAGTGACCCTCGCAGTTTAATTCGTCAGGCCTTGGAGAATAAAACAAAAAACTACGACATTAATCCTTTTGTTCATCGGGCGTTTTATCGAGAAACTGTTATGCGTAACGAACGATACATGGTTTATACAGAAGCCCTATTTGATATTTTTAAAACTGCATATCGGCCTACTCTTTTTGATGATCAGTTAAAACTTATTAAACAAAGAAAATTTACTGATGTAAATTCAAAAGATACTGTCCTTTTTAAGCTACAAGGTGGGCTAGGTACAAGTCTTTTGCTTGATGTTATCAAGCACCCTATCAATTTTTTAGACGAAAAATATCTATTTAAATACGATTATTTTATTCGTGACATGGTAATTATAGACAATGATTTGGCCTACTTAATAGAATTCAGGCCAAACAGGATGTCGAATGATATGGAATTCATTGGTGAAATTTATTTGAACATTAATACCCTTGCCATTGTAAAAGTTAATTTTAATTTCACAAATGATGCGATTAAAAAATTAAAGAACACTTTCATTTTAAGACAAAGCAAAGCAATCAAAGCGCACCCATTCGAATCTGAATATAGCATTACATATAAGAAAAGCATCAATGGGCTTTATTACATAAACCATATTAAAGGGTCTCTGAAATTGAAAGTCAAAAGAAAACAAAAGCTTCTTTTCTCCACCTACCAAACCTCGTTTGAAATGATTTCGACAGATATTAATACGAGGGATGTTTCGAGATTTTCACGAAAGGAAACCGTGAATAGCAATAAAATTTTCAGCGACCTGACAGATACCTATAATCTTCAATTTTGGGTTAATGAAAATATAATCATTCCTGAGGAGGATCTATCCAAAGCGCTTCAGCGTTTTCGTCAGGAAGATTTATCTCTCGAAAAGAAATAA
- a CDS encoding DMT family transporter: MIKTRKSIITGTIAISFSAMLWGLDGVVLTPRLFNLDVFYVVFVLHAIPFIIMNFFFSKEYSKIKLFDRSDYITLLIISVFGGAIGTISIVKALFLVNFEQLTVVILLQKLQPIFAISLAAILLKEKLKKNFILWAGLAIISGYFMTFGFNLPDFNLGGNTIYASLLALLAAFSFGSSTVFSKKILLKYDFKTATFYRYGITTLFMFIIVIIAGKLPQFYQTTTENWTYFSLIALTTGSGAIFLFYYGLTRVKAIIATICELFFPLTAIILDYFVNNTILSTVQWISAIVMIFSIIILNARNTKDSATS; encoded by the coding sequence ATGATAAAAACGAGAAAATCAATCATCACAGGTACTATTGCAATTAGCTTTTCCGCAATGCTTTGGGGGCTTGACGGTGTAGTTTTAACTCCACGATTATTTAATCTGGATGTATTTTATGTTGTTTTTGTATTGCATGCCATTCCGTTCATCATTATGAATTTCTTTTTCTCAAAGGAGTATTCGAAAATCAAGCTATTCGATCGATCGGATTACATTACCTTGCTTATTATTTCAGTTTTTGGTGGTGCAATTGGAACAATCTCTATTGTTAAAGCACTCTTTCTGGTAAACTTTGAACAATTAACGGTTGTGATCCTATTACAAAAGCTCCAACCTATTTTTGCCATTTCCTTAGCTGCTATCTTACTGAAAGAAAAATTAAAAAAGAATTTCATTTTATGGGCCGGACTGGCAATTATTTCAGGATATTTCATGACATTTGGTTTTAATCTGCCTGATTTTAATTTGGGAGGAAATACAATCTATGCATCGTTACTTGCTCTTCTTGCTGCCTTCTCATTCGGAAGTTCTACTGTGTTTAGTAAAAAAATCCTACTGAAATATGATTTTAAAACAGCAACATTTTATCGATATGGAATTACAACTTTATTCATGTTTATCATTGTTATAATTGCTGGCAAACTTCCTCAATTTTACCAAACAACGACTGAAAACTGGACCTACTTTTCGCTAATTGCTTTAACAACAGGATCTGGGGCCATTTTTCTATTTTATTACGGTCTAACAAGGGTTAAAGCCATTATTGCCACTATTTGTGAACTTTTCTTTCCATTGACTGCCATTATCCTTGATTATTTTGTGAATAACACCATCCTGTCAACTGTACAATGGATAAGTGCTATTGTCATGATATTTTCTATCATAATTTTAAATGCCAGGAATACAAAGGATAGTGCAACGAGTTAG
- the recN gene encoding DNA repair protein RecN, which translates to MLQNLLIENYALIKKLDIGFSQGFSVVTGETGAGKSIMLGALSLILGSRADTQVLQDKSMKCVIEGKFSIGSYNLEPFFEANDLDYEDQTILRREISPAGKSRAFVNDTPVNLPVLTELGDRLVNIHSQHAIVTLNDANFQLAVLDSYVGHEDLVLSYKNQFKQYKKLQVHLEELKSIEQKSKSDFDYFQFQFDELDNANLVVDEQQELEASLEIQIHAEEIKSVLLHAGNTIDEAESNVLDSLNEVKNNLARVAKYHPGLQQLAERINANIIDLKDVNAEISIINNDVHIDAGEIESTQMRLDLIYRLEQKHHVNSVSELIEIKQQLYDKLDSINSIELEIAKLQQQIDEDFDKLCIAAKIISDSRNESIAAIELKIIGMLQQLGMPNARFSIMNTQSDEPGIDGFDRVRYFFNANKGSDLNEVAKIASGGELSRLMLSIKSLISGKKLLPTIVFDEIDNGVSGEVAAKVGNILAEMSKGIQLIVITHLPQIAGKGVYHYRVTKESDETQTHSHIKLLSPDERVVEIAKMISGDKISEVAMQNAKILLS; encoded by the coding sequence ATGCTTCAAAATTTATTAATTGAGAATTATGCATTGATCAAAAAGCTTGATATTGGCTTCAGTCAAGGCTTTTCTGTTGTGACCGGTGAAACCGGGGCCGGTAAATCTATCATGTTGGGAGCCTTATCGTTGATTCTCGGATCACGAGCTGATACTCAGGTCTTGCAGGATAAATCAATGAAATGCGTTATCGAAGGAAAATTCTCAATTGGTTCATATAATCTAGAACCGTTTTTTGAAGCTAATGATCTTGATTACGAAGATCAAACAATATTGAGAAGAGAGATCAGCCCGGCTGGAAAATCAAGAGCCTTTGTAAACGACACCCCTGTCAATCTTCCGGTATTAACAGAGTTGGGCGATCGTTTGGTTAATATCCATTCGCAGCATGCCATCGTAACTCTAAATGATGCAAATTTCCAATTAGCGGTCTTGGATAGTTATGTTGGGCATGAAGATTTAGTTCTTTCCTATAAAAATCAATTCAAACAATATAAAAAACTTCAAGTACATCTTGAAGAATTAAAATCAATTGAACAAAAATCGAAATCCGATTTTGATTATTTCCAGTTTCAATTTGATGAACTTGATAATGCTAATTTAGTAGTTGATGAACAGCAGGAGTTAGAAGCATCGCTTGAAATTCAAATTCATGCCGAAGAAATAAAATCAGTACTGTTACATGCCGGCAATACCATTGACGAGGCTGAATCGAATGTACTTGATTCGCTAAATGAGGTAAAAAATAACTTGGCCAGGGTCGCAAAGTATCACCCCGGATTACAGCAGTTGGCCGAAAGAATAAATGCCAACATCATTGATTTGAAGGATGTAAATGCTGAAATATCAATTATTAACAATGACGTACATATCGATGCCGGTGAGATTGAATCAACACAAATGCGATTGGATTTAATCTATCGACTAGAACAAAAGCATCATGTGAATAGTGTTTCTGAATTGATCGAGATCAAACAGCAACTCTACGATAAGCTGGATTCAATTAACTCCATCGAGTTGGAAATTGCTAAGCTTCAACAACAGATTGATGAGGATTTCGATAAACTTTGTATAGCTGCAAAAATAATATCGGATTCACGAAATGAGTCAATTGCTGCTATTGAGCTTAAAATTATTGGTATGCTTCAGCAATTGGGAATGCCTAATGCACGTTTCTCGATCATGAATACTCAATCGGATGAGCCTGGTATTGATGGGTTCGACAGAGTACGATATTTTTTCAATGCAAATAAAGGAAGTGATTTAAATGAGGTTGCGAAAATTGCCTCCGGTGGTGAACTTTCCCGTTTGATGCTCAGCATTAAGTCTTTAATCTCGGGTAAAAAGCTTTTGCCAACAATCGTTTTCGATGAAATTGATAACGGAGTATCGGGTGAAGTAGCTGCAAAAGTTGGTAATATCTTAGCAGAAATGTCGAAGGGAATACAGTTAATCGTTATAACTCACCTACCACAAATAGCCGGGAAGGGAGTTTATCATTATAGGGTTACCAAGGAATCGGATGAAACTCAAACTCATTCGCACATTAAGCTATTGAGCCCTGATGAAAGAGTTGTGGAGATAGCCAAAATGATAAGTGGAGATAAGATTTCAGAGGTAGCAATGCAAAATGCAAAAATATTACTTTCATAA
- a CDS encoding RNA polymerase sigma-70 factor: protein MKTQDLTRIEDIKNGNIKEFELLFREFYKPLLIHANRILRDGEEAEEVVQNLFYNIWKNRQELNINISVNSYLYSAVRNNCLQFIKRQKIKNKYEQYLLSYSADTIEPIEHLEYNELHNKLYQVMNDLPERCQEIFKLNRFQGLKYQEIADQLKISIKTVEANMSKALKHFRKNLNEFMVSS from the coding sequence TTGAAAACGCAGGACCTGACAAGGATAGAAGACATTAAAAACGGGAATATAAAAGAGTTTGAATTACTGTTCAGAGAATTTTATAAGCCACTATTAATCCATGCAAACAGGATATTGCGAGATGGGGAAGAAGCTGAAGAAGTGGTTCAAAATTTGTTCTATAATATTTGGAAAAACAGACAGGAACTAAATATTAACATATCTGTTAATTCATATTTATACAGTGCGGTCAGAAACAATTGTTTACAATTTATTAAACGACAAAAGATAAAAAACAAATATGAACAATACTTATTATCCTATTCAGCTGACACAATTGAGCCCATAGAACATTTAGAATACAATGAATTGCACAATAAACTATATCAGGTTATGAATGATTTACCTGAACGATGTCAAGAAATATTTAAACTAAACAGATTTCAAGGGCTTAAATACCAGGAAATAGCAGATCAGCTTAAAATCTCTATAAAAACGGTAGAAGCCAATATGAGTAAAGCACTAAAACATTTCAGAAAGAACTTAAATGAATTTATGGTTAGCTCATAA
- a CDS encoding YccF domain-containing protein, giving the protein MKLLGNIIWLLFGGLIVAIEYFISSILLMITIIGIPFGLQTLKMASLALWPFGRHAVHTHNSSGCLSTFMNILWLLFGGIWIALTHLIFGVLLAITIIGIPFAMQHFKLASVGLTPFGREIRRIN; this is encoded by the coding sequence ATGAAATTATTAGGAAATATAATTTGGCTTTTATTTGGAGGGCTTATTGTAGCCATCGAATATTTTATCTCAAGTATATTATTGATGATAACCATCATCGGTATCCCTTTTGGATTGCAGACCTTAAAAATGGCCAGTCTTGCATTATGGCCATTTGGCCGACACGCTGTTCATACCCATAACAGCTCAGGCTGTTTATCAACTTTTATGAATATTTTATGGTTGCTTTTTGGGGGTATCTGGATTGCCCTAACGCATTTGATATTTGGGGTCTTGTTAGCAATTACCATTATCGGAATTCCATTTGCAATGCAACATTTCAAGCTAGCTTCTGTAGGGCTTACTCCTTTTGGCAGGGAGATCAGAAGAATAAATTAA
- a CDS encoding DUF4835 family protein, producing the protein MKKTLTKYYLLFVLMFSYLGVFSQEMLCTVQVSAPRVEGTDRRVFESLQTAVFEFINNRNWTNYAFQMEERIECSILITIDERISVDEFRGKINLILRRPTYKTSYSTPLFNYVDNDFQFRYIEFQPLDYSESSFSSNLTSVLAFYVNVFIGLDFDSFSLYGGTPFFESAQNILNVAQVSPYGGWKAYENSKNRYWLIENLLNPAYQPLRKFSYEYHRNGLDIMSEKAAEGRSHISRNLNLLKSVYNERPGLFLLQLMVEAKRDEFINLYSEGSATEKTNAINVLSEIDPANSAKYQGILRN; encoded by the coding sequence ATGAAAAAAACCTTGACAAAATATTATCTGTTGTTTGTGCTAATGTTTAGTTATTTGGGTGTTTTTTCACAAGAAATGCTTTGTACGGTTCAGGTCTCTGCTCCCAGAGTTGAAGGTACCGACCGCAGGGTCTTCGAATCATTGCAAACGGCTGTTTTCGAATTTATTAATAATAGAAATTGGACAAATTATGCTTTTCAGATGGAAGAAAGAATTGAATGTTCAATTCTTATAACCATTGATGAACGGATATCGGTTGATGAATTCAGGGGTAAAATAAACCTGATTCTCCGTCGCCCAACCTACAAGACATCATATAGTACACCATTATTTAATTATGTAGACAATGATTTTCAATTTCGATACATTGAATTTCAACCATTAGATTATTCTGAAAGTTCATTTAGTTCCAATTTAACATCTGTTTTGGCTTTCTATGTTAATGTATTTATCGGTTTGGATTTTGATTCTTTCTCTTTATACGGTGGCACACCATTCTTCGAATCAGCGCAGAATATTCTTAATGTGGCACAGGTTTCACCTTATGGTGGTTGGAAGGCTTATGAAAATAGCAAGAATCGTTATTGGCTGATCGAGAATTTGCTGAATCCGGCTTATCAGCCTTTAAGAAAGTTTTCGTATGAATATCACAGGAATGGTCTGGATATCATGTCGGAAAAGGCAGCTGAAGGACGTAGTCATATAAGCAGAAATTTGAATTTGCTCAAATCAGTTTATAATGAGCGACCCGGATTGTTTTTATTGCAACTCATGGTTGAAGCAAAAAGAGATGAGTTTATAAACCTTTATTCTGAGGGCTCAGCTACAGAAAAAACCAATGCTATAAACGTATTGAGTGAAATTGACCCTGCAAATTCCGCAAAGTACCAGGGAATATTGCGAAATTAA
- a CDS encoding DsrE family protein, giving the protein MTLSNFAQEQQNNTNTEQTIANEEKLVIVWTSSDRDVAIKMVFMYTFNAQKNGWWKDITLLIWGPSAKLLTEDKELQDYLKKMQEIGVNTIACKGCADLYGIADKLENLGVTVRYTGIELTNYIKENRHVITF; this is encoded by the coding sequence ATGACTCTATCCAATTTTGCACAAGAGCAACAAAATAACACTAATACCGAACAGACGATTGCTAACGAAGAAAAACTTGTGATTGTTTGGACCAGCAGCGATCGTGATGTCGCGATTAAAATGGTGTTTATGTACACCTTCAATGCTCAGAAAAATGGGTGGTGGAAAGATATCACCTTACTTATTTGGGGGCCTTCAGCAAAGCTATTGACTGAAGATAAGGAATTGCAGGACTATTTGAAGAAAATGCAAGAAATAGGGGTGAATACGATTGCTTGTAAAGGATGTGCTGATTTATACGGGATTGCAGATAAATTGGAAAACTTGGGTGTTACTGTTCGATATACAGGGATTGAATTAACAAACTACATCAAGGAAAATCGGCACGTTATAACTTTTTAG
- a CDS encoding DUF2007 domain-containing protein, giving the protein MKDHNLKVVYTGSMVEANFIKSILEENQIGSIARDSISESIGAGWGSGSPESSSQIFVDESHEIEAKRIIAEFLNSKQA; this is encoded by the coding sequence ATGAAAGATCATAACTTAAAAGTTGTATATACCGGCTCCATGGTCGAAGCAAATTTCATCAAAAGTATTTTGGAGGAAAATCAAATAGGAAGCATTGCCAGGGATTCCATTTCTGAAAGTATTGGCGCCGGATGGGGATCAGGATCACCTGAATCTTCAAGCCAGATATTTGTTGACGAATCACATGAAATTGAAGCAAAACGAATAATTGCCGAATTCTTAAATTCAAAACAAGCTTAA